A window of Solanum stenotomum isolate F172 chromosome 3, ASM1918654v1, whole genome shotgun sequence contains these coding sequences:
- the LOC125860370 gene encoding nuclear transcription factor Y subunit A-3-like, which yields MQQMSTFPGPQNSKELNYHFQDQDSSSTQSTSQSCPEAVNEGERKSHGKSSMPLRAGSVRSSGKSDDSRSVSSQEHGWTFDMYQKNFAVVPFPHPDPYYHGLVAAYGNQAMVQSQMLGMVSPRVPLPLDLKQDEPIFVNAKQYQAILRRRQYRARLEAQNKLSKGRKPYLHESRHRHALNRARGPGGRFVNMKKPRESKSPDLMNGQDNQVSDELQLNTKMLEPNVHQSRSYSTPAYSGITSGSNGDAIYHHQSFKYYAFSARNRGTSQLDKEKKDNASNPCF from the exons ATGCAACAAATGTCGACATTTCCTGGTCCTCAGAATTCCAAGGAATTGAATTATCATTTTCAAGATCAGGATTCCTCGTCTACTCAATCAACGAGTCAATCATGTCCTGAAGCTGTTAAtgaaggagaaagaaaaagCCACGGCAAAAGCAGTATGCCTTTGCGAGCAG GCAGTGTTAGAAGTAGTGGGAAGTCCGATGATTCCCGAAGTGTGTCAAGTCAGGAGCATGGTTGGACTTTCGATATGTATCAGAAAAATTTT GCTGTTGTTCCTTTTCCTCATCCGGATCCTTACTATCACGGTCTAGTTGCTGCCTATGGAAATCAAGCCATG GTTCAATCCCAAATGTTAGGCATGGTTTCTCCTCGCGTGCCACTTCCGCTTGACCTTAAGCAAGATGAGCCTATATTTGTCAATGCTAAACAATATCAGGCTATCCTCAGGCGTAGACAGTACCGTGCTAGGCTGGAGGCTCAAAACAAACTCTCTAAAGGACGGAAG CCATATCTCCATGAGTCCCGGCACCGTCATGCATTGAATAGGGCTAGGGGACCCGGTGGGCGCTTTGTCAATATGAAGAAGCCTCGAGAGTCCAAATCCCCTGATTTGATGAATGGTCAAGACAATCAGGTATCTGATGAGCTGCAACTCAACACAAAAATGTTGGAGCCCAATGTTCATCAATCCAGAAGCTACTCCACACCAGCATACTCTGGAATCACTAGTGGCTCGAACGGTGATGCTATTTACCATCACCAATCATTTAAGTACTACGCCTTCTCAGCGCGTAACAGAGGGACCTCACAGCTGGACAAAGAGAAGAAAGATAACGCGAGCAATCCATGTTTTTGA
- the LOC125860371 gene encoding PHD finger protein ALFIN-LIKE 4-like produces MEFGAKGQKKPKPIDVFKNVKGRYTGLIKALTTDVEELYKQCDPEKENLSLYGLPNEQWEVNLPAEDSPPSLPEPVLGINFAREGMEQKEWLSFVAYHSDSWLLAIAFYAGARFGFGKAERKKLFDMINDLPSIHEVVIGVPETQQKEKPTVPNQSKNKSKPNASKRASEPQGMLTKLQQKYEEEDDDEEEAGEEEDKEDEEEWGIEMDVEEEEGETLCGVCEGKYAKDEFWICCDHCETWFHGQCVKITAATAEYIKQYKCPPCSSKRSRTHFTEY; encoded by the exons atggAATTTGGAGCAAAAGGACAGAAGAAGCCTAAACCCATTGATGTGTTTAAGAATGTCAAGGGCAGATATACTGGTTTAATTAAAGCTCTCACAACAG ATGTTGAAGAACTTTATAAGCAGTGTGATCCTG AAAAGGAGAACTTAAGCTTGTATGGACTCCCAAATGAGCAATGGGAGGTCAATCTACCTGCTGAAGATTCACCACCAAGCCTTCCAGAGCCTGTTCTTGGTATCAACTTTGCTAGAGAGGGGATGGAACAAAAGGAGTGGCTTTCTTTTGTTGCCTATCACAGTGATTCTTGGTTGCTTGCTATTGCCTTCTACGCTGGTGCTAGATTTGGATTTGGTAAAGCCGAGAG GAAGAAGCTCTTTGACATGATAAATGATTTACCTTCAATACATGAAGTAGTGATTGGTGTGCCAGAGAcgcaacaaaaagaaaaacctaCAGTCCCTAATCAAAGTAAAAACAAATCCAAGCCAAACGCCAGTAAG AGGGCATCGGAGCCTCAGGGTATGCTTACAAAGTTGCAgcaaaaatatgaagaagaagatgatgatgaagaagaagcaggagaagaagaagataaagaagaCGAGGAGGAATGGGgtattgagatggatgttgaAGAGGAGGAAGGTGAGACACTGTGTGGCGTATGTGAGGGGAAGTATGCAAAGGATGAGTTTTGGATATGTTGCGATCATTGTGAAACATGGTTCCACGGCCAGTGTGTGAAGATCACCGCTGCCACAGCTGAGTACATTAAGCAATACAAGTGCCCGCCTTGCAGCAGCAAAAGATCCCGGACTCACTTTACAGAATACTGA
- the LOC125859353 gene encoding uncharacterized protein LOC125859353: protein MSLSVAEEESAKEIQLPADVDWQMLDKSKFFFLGAALFSGVSAVLYPVVVLKTRQQVAQVHLSCFKTAFSVVRLEGIRGLYRGFGTSLMGTIPARALYMTALEVTKSSVGTATVRLGIPEPTATALASAAAGLSAAVAAQLVWTPVDVVSQRLMVQRVCAAPASCKYLNGIDAFRRILKTDGPKGLYRGFGFSILTYAPSNALWWTSYAITQRLVWSGYGCYFSKNGDDRIEDNIKSTLKPDSKTVMMVQGVSAAMAGGVSALITTPLDTIKTRLQVLDGDENGRRAPTVAQTVRNLVREGGWMACYRGLGPRWASMSMSATTMITTYEFLKRLSTKNQENWA, encoded by the coding sequence ATGAGTTTAAGTGTAGCGGAGGAGGAATCGGCTAAGGAAATCCAGTTGCCGGCGGATGTAGACTGGCAAATGCTGGACAAATCTAAGTTTTTCTTCCTCGGCGCCGCCTTATTTTCAGGTGTTTCAGCTGTGCTTTATCCTGTTGTGGTGTTGAAGACTCGTCAACAGGTAGCGCAAGTTCATCTTTCCTGTTTCAAAACTGCCTTTTCCGTTGTTAGGCTTGAAGGGATTCGCGGATTGTATCGTGGGTTTGGGACTTCGTTGATGGGTACAATTCCTGCTAGGGCACTTTATATGACTGCTCTTGAGGTTACCAAGAGTAGTGTTGGTACGGCCACGGTTAGGCTCGGCATTCCTGAGCCTACTGCGACCGCGTTAGCCAGTGCTGCTGCTGGGCTGAGCGCAGCCGTTGCCGCACAACTGGTTTGGACTCCGGTGGATGTGGTGAGCCAGCGGCTCATGGTGCAGCGTGTTTGCGCTGCTCCAGCATCGTGTAAATATCTCAATGGGATCGATGCTTTTCGAAGAATCCTCAAGACAGATGGACCTAAGGGACTGTACAGAGGTTTTGGGTTTTCAATTTTGACATATGCTCCATCCAATGCACTGTGGTGGACATCCTACGCCATCACTCAGCGGCTTGTCTGGAGTGGGTATGGATGTTACTTCAGCAAGAATGGTGATGACAGAATTGAGGATAACATCAAGAGTACTCTGAAGCCTGATTCGAAGACTGTTATGATGGTTCAGGGAGTGAGTGCAGCCATGGCTGGAGGCGTTTCAGCTCTGATTACAACACCATTAGACACAATCAAGACAAGATTGCAGGTCCTGGATGGCGATGAGAATGGACGGAGAGCGCCAACAGTAGCTCAGACTGTAAGGAATTTAGTAAGGGAAGGTGGGTGGATGGCTTGTTACAGAGGATTAGGCCCTCGATGGGCTTCAATGTCCATGTCTGCAACCACAATGATCACTACTTACGAATTCCTCAAACGCCTCTCCACGAAGAATCAAGAAAATTGGGCATAG
- the LOC125857925 gene encoding threonine synthase, chloroplastic gives MAASCMLRSSFISPGLPQLHHQSTSKPNNGIHFFTPIKATATNDAISQQKHRRPADENIREEARRHCSSHNFSARYVPFNAGPNSDEWYSLDEIVYRSRSGGLLDVQHDMDALKKFDGQYWRSLFDSRVGKTTWPYGSGVWSKKEWVLPEIDSDDIVSAFEGNSNLFWAERFGKQFLGMTDLWVKHCGISHTGSFKDLGMTVLVSQVNRLRKMHKPVVGVGCASTGDTSAALSAYCASAGIPSIVFLPANKISMAQLVQPIANGAFVLSIDTDFDGCMQLIREVTAELPIYLANSLNSLRLEGQKTAAIEILQQFDWEVPEWVIVPGGNLGNIYAFYKGFQMCKELGLVDRIPRLVCAQAANANPLYLHYKSGWKDFKPVKANTTFASAIQIGDPVSIDRAVFALQQCNGIVEEATEEELMDAMAQADSTGMFICPHTGVALTALFKLRNSGVIAPTDRTVVVSTAHGLKFTQSKIDYHSKEIKDMECRFANPPVEVKADFGSVMDVLKSYLLSQNSKL, from the coding sequence ATGGCGGCTTCTTGCATGCTTAGATCCTCTTTCATCTCTCCTGGTCTTcctcaacttcatcatcaatcAACTTCAAAACCCAATAATGGTATTCATTTCTTCACTCCGATTAAAGCTACAGCCACAAACGATGCGATTTCCCAACAGAAGCACCGCCGTCCTGCTGACGAGAACATCCGTGAAGAAGCGCGCCGTCACTGCTCATCTCATAATTTTTCAGCCAGGTATGTTCCTTTTAATGCTGGTCCCAATTCTGATGAATGGTATTCTCTAGATGAGATTGTTTATCGGAGTCGGTCTGGTGGATTACTTGATGTTCAGCATGATATGGATGCGTTGAAGAAGTTTGATGGTCAGTATTGGCGATCCTTGTTTGATTCTCGTGTCGGTAAGACTACTTGGCCTTatgggtccggtgtttggtctaAGAAGGAATGGGTCCTGCCTGAAATTGATAGTGATGATATTGTTAGTGCTTTTGAAGGGAACTCGAATCTGTTTTGGGCTGAGCGTTTTGGCAAACAGTTTCTAGGCATGACTGATTTGTGGGTCAAACACTGTGGGATTAGCCATACTGGTAGTTTTAAGGATCTTGGGATGACTGTTTTGGTGAGTCAAGTTAATCGGTTGCGGAAAATGCATAAACCGGTTGTCGGTGTGGGGTGTGCTTCTACTGGAGACACATCTGCGGCGCTGTCGGCTTACTGTGCATCTGCAGGCATTCCATCAATTGTATTTCTACCTGCGAATAAGATATCTATGGCGCAACTGGTTCAACCTATTGCAAATGGGGCTTTTGTGTTGAGTATTGACACTGATTTTGATGGTTGTATGCAGTTGATTCGTGAAGTTACTGCTGAGTTGCCTATTTACTTGGCGAATTCGTTGAATAGTTTGAGGTTGGAAGGGCAAAAGACGGCAGCAATCGAGATTTTGCAGCAGTTTGATTGGGAAGTTCCGGAGTGGGTGATAGTTCCTGGTGGGAACTTGGGCAACATATATGCATTTTATAAAGGTTTTCAGATGTGCAAAGAGTTGGGGCTTGTGGATCGCATCCCTAGGCTTGTTTGTGCTCAAGCTGCCAATGCTAATCCGCTTTACTTGCATTACAAATCTGGTTGGAAAGACTTCAAACCTGTGAAGGCAAACACAACATTTGCGTCTGCTATACAGATTGGTGACCCGGTATCTATAGACAGAGCTGTTTTTGCCCTGCAGCAATGCAATGGGATAGTGGAGGAGGCAACCGAGGAGGAGTTGATGGATGCTATGGCTCAGGCGGACTCGACTGGGATGTTCATTTGCCCACATACTGGTGTGGCATTGACTGCACTGTTCAAGCTGAGAAACAGTGGAGTCATTGCACCAACTGATAGGACTGTGGTTGTGAGTACAGCTCATGGATTGAAGTTTACTCAATCCAAGATTGATTACCACTCGAAGGAAATAAAAGACATGGAATGTCGGTTTGCTAACCCACCTGTGGAAGTGAAGGCGGATTTTGGATCAGTTATGGATGTTCTGAAGAGCTATTTGTTGAGCCAAAATTCCAAGCTATGA
- the LOC125859572 gene encoding putative lipid-transfer protein DIR1: protein MEHYNFAKKIMTLALVAIVLSSVSIEVSQAQGICNVSGEGLMSCRPSITPPYPTAPTAQCCNALSHADMACLCSYKNSQLLPSLGIDPNLAIQLPQKCRLPNPPRC, encoded by the coding sequence aTGGAGCATTATAACTTTgccaaaaaaattatgacattGGCTTTGGTTGCCATCGTGTTGAGCAGTGTTAGTATAGAGGTGTCGCAGGCACAAGGAATATGTAACGTGTCAGGTGAAGGATTAATGTCATGCAGACCATCAATCACACCACCTTATCCGACAGCGCCTACAGCCCAGTGCTGTAACGCGCTGTCCCATGCAGACATGGCCTGCCTTTGCTCTTACAAAAATTCCCAGTTGTTACCTTCTCTCGGAATTGATCCTAATCTCGCAATTCAGCTCCCTCAGAAATGCAGACTACCTAATCCTCCCCGTTGCTAA
- the LOC125860342 gene encoding pollen-specific leucine-rich repeat extensin-like protein 1: protein MADDGEDMTPFWLQNTTNLRRTERLRHRVSSLFFNAGLLLIILLVTAILFVVFIVPSTLSIFKPTNVKKSWDSVNVLLVLVAVIFGFLSRNNNEEQTVSPVNRNQVQKSNPSTPNSRWFSEVRNSNPNPITPRTWFDNGERDCFSNNGGGGGGLRRSFSSYPDLCEVSPRWITAEDHWRFYDDTHVDSHRFSDPGQLNHRRSWREVDRSPEPEIKTIYEDHLRSNNVPTFTPPASIPAPLSPPSPPPAPALVYEEKVKRASHSVRRKKEGASKKRENHEREANKVIMAPATLPPPPPPPPPPPPPPLSQYVEPRSSKSDRKRGGASATREFINSLYHKKKRKNRSKSVDNFDALLHKSEPPPLHYERPASSTPPPPPPPPPPPSSLFQNLFTSKKARKKRNAPPPPPPPPPPVKAVPVRISRPNTPFTRTPAPKPVKIRSFDSVEENPNSGGESPLIPIPPPPPPPPFFRKHAWKFVVQGDYVRIDSTVSSRSGSPELEDIDSAENTPMAEDAGAGERMAFAPSPLFCPSPDVNTKAENFISKFRAGLKLEKINSLNKNDQGRSLSNLGPGVGHS, encoded by the coding sequence ATGGCAGATGATGGGGAAGACATGACCCCATTTTGGCTACAAAACACCACCAATCTCCGCCGTACAGAGAGGCTACGCCACCGGGTGTCGTCTCTCTTCTTTAACGCCGGACTGTTGCTCATTATTCTGCTGGTGACGGCGATTCTCTTTGTAGTTTTCATAGTTCCTTCAACACTATCTATATTTAAACCAACCAATGTAAAGAAAAGCTGGGATTCCGTGAATGTATTGTTGGTTCTAGTTGCTGTGATTTTTGGTTTTCTCAGTAGAAACAACAATGAAGAACAAACAGTTTCTCCGGTTAACAGAAATCAAGTTCAGAAATCGAATCCATCAACGCCAAATAGTCGATGGTTTAGTGAAGTTCGAAATTCAAATCCGAATCCAATAACACCACGAACATGGTTCGATAATGGAGAACGGGATTGTTTTAGCAATAATGGTGGCGGAGGAGGTGGATTGAGGAGGAGTTTTAGTTCGTATCCTGATCTGTGTGAAGTATCGCCGCGGTGGATCACGGCGGAAGATCATTGGCGGTTCTATGATGATACTCATGTGGATAGTCATAGATTTTCCGATCCCGGTCAGCTTAATCACCGTCGTAGCTGGAGAGAAGTTGATCGTTCACCGGAACCTgaaattaaaactatttatgAAGATCATTTAAGATCTAATAATGTTCCTACATTTACTCCACCAGCTTCAATTCCGGCGCCGCTCTCTCCGCCTTCACCGCCGCCAGCTCCGGCACTGGTATATGAGGAGAAAGTGAAGAgagcatctcatagtgttcgGCGTAAAAAGGAGGGAGCAAGTAAAAAGAGGGAAAATCATGAGCGAGAAGCAAATAAAGTTATTATGGCACCGGCGACGCTTCCTCCACCACCTCCACCGCCACCGCCACCGCCGCCGCCTCCATTGTCACAATATGTGGAGCCGAGGAGCAGTAAAAGCGATCGGAAAAGAGGTGGTGCAAGTGCGACGAGGGAGTTTATTAACTCTTTGTAtcacaaaaagaagagaaaaaacagATCAAAAAGTGTTGATAATTTTGATGCTCTTCTCCACAAATCAGAACCACCTCCTCTCCATTACGAACGGCCGGCATCCTCCACTCCACCACCGCCTCCTCCGCCACCGCCACCACCTTCTTCTCTGTTTCAAAACTTATTCACATCCAAAAAGGccagaaaaaagagaaatgcaCCTCCACCACCGCCACCACCTCCTCCGCCAGTCAAGGCAGTACCGGTCAGGATATCAAGACCAAATACCCCTTTCACCAGAACTCCAGCACCAAAGCCAGTGAAAATAAGAAGTTTCGACAGTGTCGAAGAAAACCCAAACAGCGGAGGAGAATCGCCGTTGATACCAATTCCACCACCACCTCCACCGCCTCCATTCTTCAGAAAACACGCCTGGAAATTCGTAGTACAAGGCGATTACGTGAGAATAGACAGCACCGTCAGCTCACGTTCTGGATCGCCTGAACTTGAAGATATAGATTCAGCCGAAAACACCCCGATGGCGGAAGACGCCGGCGCCGGTGAACGGATGGCGTTTGCACCGTCACCATTGTTCTGTCCAAGCCCAGATGTAAACACAAAAGCTGAAAACTTCATATCAAAATTTAGAGCTGGATTAAAGCTAGAAAAAATCAACTCCttgaacaaaaatgatcaaGGACGAAGCTTATCAAATCTAGGCCCAGGAGTAGGCCACAGTTAG
- the LOC125859714 gene encoding protein phosphatase 2C 16-like isoform X1, producing the protein MEEMSPAVAVTLSLSSSICDNPAISKHVEITRLKLVTDTASLLSDPASLLHAESNTSWNGNSNGMKVGVGRVPLLTLGESSGKCSLPPTILGAENCLIVSDSIIQGSDEDEILSIGEDPCGINGEELLPLGASLQLSLPIAVEIEGIDNGQIVAKVISLEERSFDRKVSNAIVALPDDEITSGPTLKASVVALPFPSEKEPVKESVKSVFELECVPLWGSVSICGKRPEMEDALMAVPNFMKIPIKMFIGDRVIDGLSQSLSHLTSHFYGVYDGHGGSQVADYCCKRVHLALVEELKLPKHDLVDGSVRDTRQVQWEKVFTNCFLKVDDEVGGKVNIDLCDDNINTSSCTSEPIAPETVGSTAVVAVICSSHIIVANCGDSRAVLYRGKEAVALSIDHKPSREDEYARIEASGGKVIQWNGHRVFGVLAMSRSIGDRYLKPWIIPEPEVMFVPRAREDECLVLASDGLWDVMTNEEACEVARRRILLWHKKNGTNPLPERGQGVDPAAQAAAEYLSSMALQKGSKDNISVIVVDLKAHRKFKSKS; encoded by the exons ATGGAAGAGATGTCTCCAGCTGTTGCTGTTACACTCAGCTTAAGCAGCTCTATCTGTGATAACCCTGCAATTTCAAAGCATGTAGAAATCACAAGGCTCAAATTAGTGACTGACACAGCTAGCTTACTTTCAGATCCTGCATCTTTGTTGCATGCTGAGTCAAATACCAGTTGGAATGGAAATAGCAACGGTATGAAAGTTGGCGTTGGTAGGGTTCCCTTGTTGACACTAGGAGAAAGCTCTGGAAAATGTAGTCTGCCGCCGACTATATTGGGAGCTGAAAACTGCCTGATTGTTAGCGATAGCATCATTCAGGGAAGTGATGAAGATGAGATTTTATCTATTGGAGAGGATCCATGTGGAATTAATGGCGAGGAGTTGTTGCCACTGGGAGCTAGCTTACAGTTGAGCTTGCCAATTGCTGTTGAAATCGAGGGCATTGACAATGGACAAATAGTTGCCAAGGTCATAAGTTTGGAAGAAAGGAGTTTTGATAGAAAGGTTAGTAATGCCATAGTTGCTCTCCCAGATGATGAAATTACTAGTGGCCCTACACTAAAGGCATCTGTAGTGGCCCTTCCATTTCCCAGTGAGAAGGAGCCTGTCAAAGAAAGTGTCAAAAGTGTGTTTGAATTGGAATGTGTGCCACTCTGGGGTTCTGTATCTATCTGTGGAAAGAGACCGGAGATGGAGGATGCTCTTATGGCTGTTcctaattttatgaaaattccaATCAAGATGTTTATTGGTGATCGTGTTATTGATGGACTAAGTCAAAGTTTGAGTCACCTGACATCTCATTTCTACGGAGTATATGATGGTCATGGAGGATCTCAG GTTGCGGATTATTGCTGTAAACGTGTTCATCTAGCATTAGTTGAGGAGTTAAAACTTCCCAAACATGATTTGGTGGATGGAAGTGTAAGGGATACCCGGCAGGTTCAGTGGGAGAAGGTCTTTACTAATTGCTTTCTCAAGgttgatgatgaagttggaGGAAAGGTGAACATAGATCTTTGTGATGACAACATAAATACCTCTAGCTGCACCTCTGAGCCTATTGCCCCAGAAACTGTTGGGTCCACTGCGGTTGTAGCGGTGATTTGTTCATCTCATATTATAGTTGCTAACTGTGGGGATTCAAGAGCAGTCCTTTATCGTGGCAAAGAAGCAGTGGCATTGTCAATCGATCACAAA CCAAGCAGAGAAGATGAGTATGCCAGAATTGAAGCATCTGGTGGTAAGGTCATTCAGTGGAATGGGCATCGTGTATTTGGTGTTCTTGCTATGTCAAGATCTATTG GTGACAGATATTTGAAACCATGGATTATACCCGAACCAGAAGTTATGTTTGTACCACGTGCTAGAGAAGATGAATGCCTAGTTTTAGCCAGTGATGGATTGTGGGATGTGATGACAAACGAGGAAGCTTGTGAAGTGGCTAGACGACGAATTCTGCTGTGGCACAAAAAGAATGGGACTAACCCTCTGCCGGAAAGGGGCCAGGGAGTGGATCCTGCTGCACAAGCAGCGGCAGAGTATCTTTCATCGATGGCTCTTCAAAAAGGTAGCAAAGACAATATATCTGTGATTGTGGTGGACCTTAAAGCTCACAGGAAGTTCAAAAGCAAAAGTTAG
- the LOC125859714 gene encoding protein phosphatase 2C 16-like isoform X2, with translation MKVGVGRVPLLTLGESSGKCSLPPTILGAENCLIVSDSIIQGSDEDEILSIGEDPCGINGEELLPLGASLQLSLPIAVEIEGIDNGQIVAKVISLEERSFDRKVSNAIVALPDDEITSGPTLKASVVALPFPSEKEPVKESVKSVFELECVPLWGSVSICGKRPEMEDALMAVPNFMKIPIKMFIGDRVIDGLSQSLSHLTSHFYGVYDGHGGSQVADYCCKRVHLALVEELKLPKHDLVDGSVRDTRQVQWEKVFTNCFLKVDDEVGGKVNIDLCDDNINTSSCTSEPIAPETVGSTAVVAVICSSHIIVANCGDSRAVLYRGKEAVALSIDHKPSREDEYARIEASGGKVIQWNGHRVFGVLAMSRSIGDRYLKPWIIPEPEVMFVPRAREDECLVLASDGLWDVMTNEEACEVARRRILLWHKKNGTNPLPERGQGVDPAAQAAAEYLSSMALQKGSKDNISVIVVDLKAHRKFKSKS, from the exons ATGAAAGTTGGCGTTGGTAGGGTTCCCTTGTTGACACTAGGAGAAAGCTCTGGAAAATGTAGTCTGCCGCCGACTATATTGGGAGCTGAAAACTGCCTGATTGTTAGCGATAGCATCATTCAGGGAAGTGATGAAGATGAGATTTTATCTATTGGAGAGGATCCATGTGGAATTAATGGCGAGGAGTTGTTGCCACTGGGAGCTAGCTTACAGTTGAGCTTGCCAATTGCTGTTGAAATCGAGGGCATTGACAATGGACAAATAGTTGCCAAGGTCATAAGTTTGGAAGAAAGGAGTTTTGATAGAAAGGTTAGTAATGCCATAGTTGCTCTCCCAGATGATGAAATTACTAGTGGCCCTACACTAAAGGCATCTGTAGTGGCCCTTCCATTTCCCAGTGAGAAGGAGCCTGTCAAAGAAAGTGTCAAAAGTGTGTTTGAATTGGAATGTGTGCCACTCTGGGGTTCTGTATCTATCTGTGGAAAGAGACCGGAGATGGAGGATGCTCTTATGGCTGTTcctaattttatgaaaattccaATCAAGATGTTTATTGGTGATCGTGTTATTGATGGACTAAGTCAAAGTTTGAGTCACCTGACATCTCATTTCTACGGAGTATATGATGGTCATGGAGGATCTCAG GTTGCGGATTATTGCTGTAAACGTGTTCATCTAGCATTAGTTGAGGAGTTAAAACTTCCCAAACATGATTTGGTGGATGGAAGTGTAAGGGATACCCGGCAGGTTCAGTGGGAGAAGGTCTTTACTAATTGCTTTCTCAAGgttgatgatgaagttggaGGAAAGGTGAACATAGATCTTTGTGATGACAACATAAATACCTCTAGCTGCACCTCTGAGCCTATTGCCCCAGAAACTGTTGGGTCCACTGCGGTTGTAGCGGTGATTTGTTCATCTCATATTATAGTTGCTAACTGTGGGGATTCAAGAGCAGTCCTTTATCGTGGCAAAGAAGCAGTGGCATTGTCAATCGATCACAAA CCAAGCAGAGAAGATGAGTATGCCAGAATTGAAGCATCTGGTGGTAAGGTCATTCAGTGGAATGGGCATCGTGTATTTGGTGTTCTTGCTATGTCAAGATCTATTG GTGACAGATATTTGAAACCATGGATTATACCCGAACCAGAAGTTATGTTTGTACCACGTGCTAGAGAAGATGAATGCCTAGTTTTAGCCAGTGATGGATTGTGGGATGTGATGACAAACGAGGAAGCTTGTGAAGTGGCTAGACGACGAATTCTGCTGTGGCACAAAAAGAATGGGACTAACCCTCTGCCGGAAAGGGGCCAGGGAGTGGATCCTGCTGCACAAGCAGCGGCAGAGTATCTTTCATCGATGGCTCTTCAAAAAGGTAGCAAAGACAATATATCTGTGATTGTGGTGGACCTTAAAGCTCACAGGAAGTTCAAAAGCAAAAGTTAG